The following are encoded together in the Strongyloides ratti genome assembly S_ratti_ED321, chromosome : 2 genome:
- a CDS encoding NUDIX hydrolase domain and NUDIX hydrolase domain-like-containing protein, whose protein sequence is MKLLESNNILSFISNIKKYSSTTSSYYVGKSKVQHYWSQNCCELEKMYPKGKFIVLLDDEPILQNVKESDILKTRLVKYDFDDITMKFKEYGLQIINDNTVFLDVLLPEKEGYDYKPLIGLSMPLKKPELNSGINFNEIKNELAKDLGGYCLPSLISRWTMESTIEKNYLSKFELLFRWHKTYIKCPSCGDVLIKKLSKVSCICSNCNQKFYPTINPISMTFVIDKTNEYCLLINPLNTSKNIFTLIHTFSNPGESIEESARRGIARRIGIECNKLKLFVNFHSQPSIDNCLLFPFYCVIDKNIILNDASNEIGSAKWFSRKEIIEAINMTYNDSLCRVFSLSTLENIIKNRIIDIEKDFYYIPPPGSLSYSLIKMWAEHPDVFFV, encoded by the exons aTGAAATTACTAgaatcaaataatatattatcatttatttctaatataaaaaaatattcttctaCAACATCATCTTACTATGTAGGAAAAAGTAAAGTTCAACATTATTGGTCTCAAAATTGTTGTGAACTTGAAAAAATGTATCCAAAAGGAAAATTTATAGTACTATTAGATGATGAACCAATATTACAAAATGTTAAAGAAagtgatattttaaaaacaagaTTAGTTAAATATGATTTTGATGATATTACAATgaaatttaaagaatatgGTTTACagataataaatgataataccGTTTTTCTTGATGTTCTTCTACCAGAAAAAGAAGGTTATGATTAT aaACCATTAATCGGCCTTTCAATGCCATTAAAAAAACCTGAACTAAATAGtggaataaattttaatgaaattaaaaatgaattagcTAAAGATTTAGGTGGGTATTGTTTACCATCATTAATTTCTAGGTGGACTATGGAATCaacaattgaaaaaaattacttatcaaaatttgaattattatttagatGGCATAAAACTTATATTAAATGTCCTAGTTGTGGTGATGTattgataaagaaattatCTAAAGTTTCTTGTATATGTAGTAATTgcaatcaaaaattttacccAACAATTAATCCAATTTCAATGACTTTTGTTATTGATAAAACTAATGAATATTGTCTTCTAATAAATCCTTTAAATACTtcgaaaaatatttttacactTATACATACTTTTTCTAATCCTGGTGAAAGTATAGAAGAAAGTGCTAGAAGGGGAATTGCTAGAAGAATAGGAATTGAATGTAATAAgttaaaactttttgttaattttcaTTCACAACCTTCTATTGATAATTGTTTACTTTTTCCATTCTATTGtgttattgataaaaatataatattaaatgatgCATCTAATGAAATTGGTAGTGCTAAATGGTTTTCAAGAAAAGAAATCATAGAAGCAATTAATATGACATATAATGATTCATTATGCAGagtattttcattatcaacattagaaaatattataaaaaacaggataattgatattgaaaaagatttttattatatacctCCTCCAGGATCTTTATCCTAtagtttaattaaaatgtgGGCAGAACATCCTGAtgtattttttgtataa
- a CDS encoding CAP domain-containing protein, whose translation MHIIYNVVFIILILPYLITSRRHTFIVTKIHSDQTFYYLFSGKKYNSINEVVKKIKNKHSNLVFVGAKKSKSKKNINKKKKQIIKNKGKKLKVTKSPITTINPNSVLIKTNISNADYNQLIKKFYQDTNNYRKKHQVPTLKINPFIQVFAKMCAHRLAKQDTLKNDTDKKYGENIYFSEGSAVDAVNKWYNEIKKYDYNKPEAFSQARHFTALVWKSTTEMGCGLAQGTQKNRFYVCCKYAKPGNVIGEFKENVLPPKY comes from the exons ATgcatataatttataatgttgtatttattatattaattttacctTACCTCATAACATCCAGAAGACATACTTTTATTGTAACTAAAATTCATAGTGATCAAactttttactatttatttagtggaaaaaaatataatagtattaatgaagttgtaaaaaaaattaaaaataagcaTTCAAATTTAGTATTTGTTGGTgctaaaaaaagtaaatctaaaaaaaatattaataagaaaaaaaaacaaattattaagaataaaGGTAAAAAACTAAAAGTTACTAAATCTCCAATAACAACAATTAATCCAAATTCTGTACTCatcaaaacaaatatatCTAATGCTGATTATAATCAACTTATTAAAAAG TTCTACCAGGATACAAATAACTATCGTAAGAAACATCAAGTTCCAACACTTAAAATAAATCCATTTATTCAAGTATTTGCAAAAATGTGTGCCCATAGACTGGCTAAACaagatacattaaaaaatgatacagataaaaaatatggagaaaatatttatttctcgGAAGGTTCTGCTGTGGATGCTGTTAATAAATGgtataatgaaattaaaaaatatgattataaTAAACCTGAAGCATTCTCACAAGCTCGTCACTTTACTGCTTTAGTTTGGAAATCAACAACTGAAATGGGATGTGGTTTAGCTCAAGGTACACAAAAAAACCGTTTTTATGTTTGTTGCAAATATGCTAAACCAGGAAATGTTATTGGAGAATTTAAGGAAAATGTTTTGCCaccaaaatattaa
- a CDS encoding Ataxin-2 homolog, with protein sequence MPLRQSTENNDSRNKCSSVDVSPGKVDGVYTNGEMVRVFTFIHGRETKILTTDGEIIEGVFSSASENCDVAVRLASEESKKGRNNLLTLESDVKEKMQIGRDSIVSMTFDLKSSKDGHTFATDLDYSKRLAPTKPTDCEEKEFVEWDDGDEGEEVLDINMPSQDNKDHHYNGKNNKELGWSVDDMFKKNNDLGVKSTFEGSEGLYTTVEVVGNHEDRLRAEELAKEIENNIESRKAAELENDDEEKNIVERKPAMVESNDIRNTGNQKRSNGHQRGSRNGPMSRNSGQMNKNNDNFQNTNNRGYGNNRDGGRYQPPQKQYNNSQQGSSAQNQQQSNQQQSSYTNNQRGQDFGNKQTNISGNRTIPRNNSGNLSQNNYNRSSNQETSKNIIQRTKDLNNQQQKKTGDGGRSSNYDNNTKTNMSSINNSGAWNRAPPSSGGRVNNSSTELNTTDNNHGNKNNKNEVISKKDNTHNDNQNFSKKDNKGSRDVSIAESTTSTITINDSNKKVESPKVEAKKESSEVVVVKERDQQQTTYRNKNEEDKDVNSRKSDIVDTNTCSNNSSITSSSKSFKFNVDAPAFVPSSTINTNTPSSPSNIPTPPETINTNPVPTHIPPQPVWYQPAVFQGGNYMYGPPTHTNIQHQFYAPYPPQHQTGINSGNPQIGTYVVGGPMAIPQSTVNQGSVVQIPVPTSDTNTQAQGNPQTVPPIQGVPAQTATAQPPPVIHQQPATHYPQHNIHPGQMHHPPPLHRYEGQERRDKKPKNEYRNKERDHRDYHGPKRDDRYHQNEAQTIPQPTTGYPGQMIPGYTQYSPYGPSHIFSIPYSYFPANTSINQQTIPPISGASPIHYQIPPQQGVIPQQSIGGDIPGGGGIIYNNNNPRQGNQNTGNKQYTTGDSNIANDGNTNNNSHQRHTHSPESVNQQHQQSRPGSPKNPNNNNNNSGTHRSSPTLSTTSQHSFHQPQQIVPMQPYVIPPVCQAPGPMNVPPGQGTHFNMAAPGPYQHPQGLIPGNNMMFYPTVVAVQPPHYQMAPPRRNSIPHNGGNGQIYNNSSNLQGGHLQPAPPVHHHHHHQGHPQQQHHHHQIGQQQGPPPHQSSHNQQPSSEGVNSNGSGGSVQQSSSTQSTNVD encoded by the exons ATGCCTTTGAGGCAATCAACAGAGAATAATGATTCACGCAACAAATGTAGTAGTGTCGATGTAAGTCCAGGTAAAGTTGATGGTGTCTACACAAATGGAGAAATGGTTCGTGTATTTACATTTATTCATGGACGAGAAACTAAAATTCTTACAACTGATGGTGAAATAATTGAAGGTGTTTTTTCATCAGCAAGTGAAAAT TGTGACGTAGCTGTCAGATTAGCTTCAGAAGAGTCAAAGAAAGgaagaaataatttacttACTTTGGAGTCGgatgttaaagaaaaaatgcAAATAGGAAGAGATTCTATTGTTAGTATGacatttgatttaaaatCTAGTAAAGATGGTCATACTTTTGCTACAGATCTTGACTATTCAAAAAGACTTGCTCCAACAAAACCCACTGATTGTGAGGAAAAAGAATTTGTTGAATGGGATGATGGTGATGAAGGGGAAGAAGTTCTTGATATTAATATGCCTTCACAAGATAATAAAGATCATCATTATAatggaaaaaataataaagaattagGTTGGTCTGTTGAtgatatgtttaaaaaaaataatgatttggGAGTAAAAAGTACTTTTGAGGGATCTGAAGGATTATACACAAC TGTTGAAGTTGTAGGAAATCATGAAGATAGATTAAGGGCAGAAGAATTAGCCaaagaaatagaaaataatattgagaGTAGGAAAGCTGCTGAATTGGAAAATGACgatgaagaaaaaaacaTTGTAGAAAGGAAACCTGCTATGGTAGAAAGTAATGATATCCGTAATACCGGTAATCAAAAACGTTCAAATGGACATCAACGTGGATCTAGAAATGGTCCAATGTCTAGAAATAGTGGacaaatgaataaaaataatgataattttcaaaatacaaataatcGAGGATATGGTAATAATCGTGATGGAGGGCGTTACCAACCACCACAAAAACAATATAACAATAGTCAACAAGGATCTTCTGCACAGAATCAACAACAATCAAATCAACAGCAATCATCATATACCAATAATCAACGAGGTCAAGATTTTGGTAATAAACAAACTAATATTTCTGGAAATAGAACAATTCCAAGAAATAATTCTGGAAATCTTAgccaaaataattataatcgCTCCTCAAATCAGGaaacatcaaaaaatataattcaaaggacaaaagatttaaataatcaaCAACAAAAGAAAACCGGTGATGGTGGAAGATCATctaattatgataataatactaaaaCTAATATGTCGTCTATAAATAATAGTGGAGCTTGGAATCGTGCTCCACCATCGTCTGGAGGTAGAGTTAACAATAGTTCAACTGAACTTAACACTACTGACAATAACCatggaaataaaaataataaaaatgaagttatttctaaaaaagataatactCATAAtgataatcaaaatttttcaaaaaaagacAACAAAGGAAGTAGAGATGTTAGTATAGCTGAATCAACAACATCAACTATAACAATAAAtgatagtaataaaaaagtagaaTCTCCTAAAGTTGAAGCAAAAAAAGAATCATCAGAAGTTGTAGTGGTAAAAGAACGTGACCAGCAACAAACAACATACCGTAATAAAAATGAGGAAGATAAAGATGTTAATAGTAGAAAATCTGATATAGTTGATACAAATACTTGTAGTAATAATAGTAGTATAACAAGTAGTTCAAAGAgctttaaatttaatgttgaTGCACCCGCTTTTGTGCCATCTTCAACAATAAATACCAATACACCATCATCGCCATCGAATATTCCAACACCTCCAGAAACAATAAATACTAATCCGGTACCAACACATATACCACCACAACCTGTATGGTATCAACCTGCTGTATTTCAAGGAGGTAACTATATGTATGGTCCACCAACTCATACAAATATTCAACATCAATTTTATGCACCATACCCACCACAACATCAAACTGGAATTAATTCTGGTAATCCTCAAATTGGTACTTATGTTGTTGGGGGACCAATGGCAATACCTCAAAGTACTGTAAACCAGGGTAGTGTTGTTCAGATACCAGTTCCTACATCAGATACAAATACCCAAGCACAAGGTAATCCACAAACAGTACCACCAATTCAAGGTGTACCAGCACAAACAGCGACAGCACAGCCACCACCGGTTATTCACCAACAACCGGCTACACATTATCCACAGCATAATATTCATCCGGGACAAATGCATCATCCACCTCCACTTCATAGATATGAAGGTCAGGAGAGGCGTGATAAAAAAcctaaaaatgaatatagaAATAAGGAAAGAGATCATAGAGATTATCATGGACCTAAAAGAGATGATCGTTACCATCAAAATGAAGCACAAACTATACCACAACCAACAACTGGATATCCAGGACAAATGATTCCAGGTTATACACAATATTCACCTTATGGGCCATCTCATATATTTTCGATACCATATTCATATTTTCCGGCTAATACTTCAATTAATCAACAAACCATTCCACCAATATCGGGTGCATCACCTATTCATTATCAAATTCCACCTCAACAAGGTGTCATTCCACAGCAATCTATTGGAGGTGATATACCAGGAGGTGGtggtataatatataataataataatccaAGACAAGGAAATCAAAATACAGGAAATAAACAATATACTACAGGTGATAGCAATATTGCTAATGATGGTAATACGAACAATAATAGTCATCAAAGACATACTCATTCTCCAGAATCAGTAAATCAACAACATCAACAATCTAGACCAGGTTCACCTAAAAAtccaaataataataataataatagtggTACTCATAGGTCATCACCCACTCTTTCAACAACTTCACAACATTCTTTTCACCAGCCACAACAGATAGTTCCTATGCAACCTTATGTTATACCGCCAGTATGTCAGGCTCCAGGACCAATGAATGTACCACCAGGACAGGGTACTCATTTTAATATGGCAGCACCGGGGCCATATCAACATCCACAAGGATTAATACCAGGAAATAATATGATGTTTTATCCTACAGTTGTTGCAGTTCAACCACCACATTATCAGATGGCACCACCAAGGAGAAATTCTATTCCTCATAATGGTGGTAATGgacaaatatataataatagtagTAATTTACAGGGTGGACACCTACAGCCAGCGCCGCCTGTGCATCATCACCATCATCATCAGGGACACCCTCAACAACAACACCATCATCATCAGATTGGACAACAACAAGGTCCTCCACCACATCAGTCATCTCATAATCAACAACCATCGTCGGAAGGTGTTAATAGTAATGGTAGTGGAGGTTCAGTTCAACAATCATCATCTACACAATCAACAAATGTTGATTAA
- a CDS encoding CAP domain-containing protein: protein MLRNGAKVYVVNGKTFNNFGAALDYNRKINRSPQVRRTTKRPTRRPTGRPTRRPTRLPTISPGRRTTRRPILGRTTRRPGPVVTPPRQTSAPTVTTTQNPIAILKRDILNEVNNYRARHHVPRLQISPELEKAAQKDADEMARQKMVILDPTMPSGQNVISTAGFPKNVVEQWYKTIDKFDFANKKVKGDNVFFVNLVWKSTTHMGCGVAATDDKQTYYISCRFDPKGEVFDDQKVQDNVLNV, encoded by the exons ATGCTTAGAAATGGTGCAAAAGTTTATGTTGTTAATggaaaaacatttaataattttggaGCTGCTTTAgattataatagaaaaattaacaGATCTCCACAAGTAAGAAGAACAACAAAGAGACCAACAAGAAGACCAACAGGAAGACCAACAAGAAGACCTACTAGATTACCTACTATATCACCTGGAAGAAGAACAACTAGAAGACCTATATTAGGAAGAACAACTAGAAGACCAGGACCTGTTGTAACACCACCTAGACAAACTAGTGCACCAACAGTAACAACGACACAAAATCCTATTGCTATCTTAAAGAGAGAC aTATTAAACGAAGTAAATAATTATCGTGCTCGTCACCATGTTCCAAGATTACAAATTAGTCCTGAGTTAGAAAAAGCAGCTCAGAAAGATGCAGATGAAATGGCAAGACAAAAAATGGTAATACTTGATCCTACAATGCCGTCTGGACAAAATGTTATTAGCACTGCAGGTTTTCCTAAAAATGTAGTTGAACAATGGTATAAaacaattgataaatttgactttgctaataaaaaagtaaaaggAGATAACGTCTTCTTTGTTAATTTAGTTTGGAAATCAACAACTCATATGGGGTGTGGTGTAGCAGCAACGGATGATAAACAAACTTATTATATTAGCTGTAGATTTGATCCTAAAGGTGAAGTATTTGATGACCAAAAAGTACAAGATAATGTTCttaatgtataa
- a CDS encoding Protein penguin, whose translation MAKAVKKAVAKNSSPQTSTNGKKKDIKTTPTNGDVTSDIKKTPAKKRKITEDIETPLSVKKLRFLEDRNEVKFFKKGSLLPPLKPSPCTPGRSILKSSATSTPIATVGKKKKSFKPGKKVVIPIKKDETSSEESESDNEELLSQTVEPKKNGKKVVEEKDTKDKKSNGDNNLVANGKGKENKIIKSPSDDSQSIKNELKGKKNKESKVATSKEDKTVEVQEQKSVNSNDDDTEVNIEPIDISGKDGSSEYQIFTKEDKEKMKGMTPEEKTKFINARLYETCKSKKKSEVKEFLRNLRVKKKPHIKVAYEIKKLWEELRMKKTNANRKKEIGLEMIVKMKGEMLKLVNGRDTSKVFQCLLCLDDPQITKSILDELNPHLLTMSRSKYGSFFVTMLFTKTHAAERQALFDAFRGHIVKLYDIVFSAKVVDILYNQVATEKQKLDILCEFFGKEFVIFRQQDDFKNVKEMFDKYPDKKPIILKNLLSTIKNCVGKKTISFDFTHVLINTYLDNCSKDQGKEVIDLLREKILDLTLKKGGTKIALRILFNSSAKERKNIIKSMTSLVSSIAMDHNGYQLILGLFDQMDDTVLVNKTITSELINHLPDIVKSHNGNVVLQYMVQPRDPKIIDSHVIDLLSSGDNNEHSKKDRTLRAQQIYDEIKDPLFQYVTNFGRDILKNKFTAHLLYTIFENNKDTYLVDRQVPDTVRETIYKKIADVIEEYFKKDEDESKNYKFLERNRQANFTINELLKTDKKCTIKLSSFLVNIDKNCFPVLLKTNVGKNLISNMYKYGNKSVKDFVKKVAPSAIH comes from the exons atggCTAAAGCAGTAAAAAAGGCAGTTGCTAAAAATTCATCGCCTCAAACATCTAcaaatggtaaaaaaaaagacataaAAACTACTCCAACAAATGGTGATGTTACTTCTGATATCAAAAAAACACCtgcaaaaaaaagaaagataacTGAAGACATTGAAACTCCTTTGTCAGTAAAAAAACTTAGATTTTTAGAGGATCGTAATGaggttaaattttttaaaaaaggtaGTTTATTACCACCATTAAAGCCATCACCCTGTACCCCAGGAAGAAGTATTCTCAAGAGTTCAGCTACTTCTACACCTATTGCTACTGTtggtaagaaaaaaaaatcttttaagccaggaaaaaaagttgttattccaattaaaaaagatgaaaCTTCATCTGAAGAGTCAGAATCTGATAATGAAGAGCTTTTAAGCCAAACAGTTGAACCAAAGAAGAATGGTAAGAAAGTTGTTGAAGAGAAAGATactaaagataaaaaaagtaatggCGATAATAACCTTGTAGCTAATGGTAAAggtaaagaaaataaaattattaaatctCCTAGTGATGATAGTCAATCGATTAAGAATGAACTTAAAGgtaaaaagaataaagaaAGTAAAGTAGCAACTTCTAAGGAAGATAAAACTGTAGAAGTTCAAGAACAGAAATCTGTCAATAGTAATGATGATGATACTGAGGTAAATATTGAACCAATAGATATTAGTGGTAAAGACGGTTCTTCTGAGTATCAAATTTTTACGAAAGAAGATAAAGAGAAGATGAAAGGAATGACACCAGAAGaaaaaactaaatttatCAATGCACGTCTCTATGAAACTTGTAAGAGTAAGAAAAAGAGTGAAGTTAAggaatttttaagaaatctTCGTGTCAAAAAGAAACCTCATATAAAAGTTGCTTATGAAATAAAGAAACTTTGGGAAGAACTAAGAAt gAAGAAAACAAACGCTAATAGAAAAAAGGAGATAGGTTTGGAGATGATAGTTAAAATGAAGGGAGAAATGTTAAAGCTTGTTAATGGAAGGGATACATCAAAAGTTTTCCAATGTTTACTTTGTCTTGATGATCCACAAATAACAAAATCTATATTAGATGAATTGAATCCACATTTGCTTACTATGTCACGATCAAAATATGGAAGTTTCTTCGTTACAATGCTTTTTACAAAAACTCATGCTGCAGAGAGACAAGCTCTTTTTGATGCTTTTCGTGGACACATTGTTAAACTTTACGATATTGTATTTAGTGCCAAAGTAGTTGATATTCTTTATAATCAAGTGGCTAcagaaaaacaaaaattagaTATTTTGTGTGAATTTTTTGGCAAAgaatttgttatatttagACAACAggatgattttaaaaatgttaaagaaaTGTTTGATAAATATCCTGATAAAAAAccaattattttgaaaaatttactatcaacaataaaaaattgtgttggtaaaaaaacaatttcttTTGACTTTACTCATGTATTAATTAATACCTATTTGGATAATTGTTCTAAAGATCAAGGCAAAGAAGTAATAGATTTATTaagagaaaaaattttagatttaactttaaaaaaaggtGGCACAAAAATTGCTCTTcgaattttatttaatagttCTGCCAAAGAAcgtaaaaatatcataaaatcTATGACATCACTTGTTTCATCAATTGCTATGGACCATAATGGATATCAGCTTATTCTTGGTTTATTTGATCAGATGGATGATACTGTTTtagttaataaaacaataacaagtgaattaataaatcatttacCTGATATTGTTAAAAGTCATAATGGTAATGTTGTTCTTCAATATATGGTACAACCAAGAGATCCAAAAATTATTGATTCTCATGTAATTGACCTTCTATCATCAGGTGATAATAACGAACACTCAAAAAAAGATCGTACTCTTCGTGCTCAACAAATTTATGATGAGATTAAAGATCCTCTTTTTCAATATGTTACAAATTTTGGAAgagatattttaaagaataagtTTACTGctcatttattatatactatttttgAGAATAACAAGGATACTTATCTTGTTGATCGTCAAGTTCCTGATACTGTTCGTGaaactatatataaaaaaattgctgATGTTATTGAGGAATACTTTAAAAAGGATGAAGATGagtcaaaaaattataaatttttggaAAGAAATCGTCAAGCAAACTTTACTATTAATGAATTATTGAAAACTGATAAAAAATGTACCATTAAATTGTCGTCATTTTTAGTAAACATTGACAAAAACTGTTTTccagttttattaaaaactaatgttggaaaaaatcttatttcaaatatgtataaatatggAAACAAAAGTGTTAAagattttgttaaaaaagttGCACCTTCTGCTATACATTAG
- a CDS encoding CAP domain-containing protein: MRLIYYLFFIVYYFTCSNLVTSRLTDIKIKDKGSVKIYIVNKKAYLTSGASNDNKVKKTKIFPLRKSTIRPIRRTTSGPTKKPMRITTKKPLFGKTTTKKRPIITTRKQTQTPKKTTRRQTQAPIKTTRGPTQTPKITSPSHTKVPTVTPKHDPNAILKNHLLEEINNYRARHQVPKLMVSDELEKAAQKHAEKMAEAGREEPDTDMTYGGNVISLIKLPETAVKHWYHTIINYDFAQKEINHLNIEFVNLVWKSTTHIGCGVAKEKSLSIIFISCKFNPKADTLNLDKIEQNVLEPK; the protein is encoded by the exons atgcgtctaatttattatctcttttttatcgtttattattttacatgCTCAAATTTGGTAACCTCAAGACTTactgatataaaaattaaggaTAAAGGTAgtgtaaaaatttacattgttaataaaaaagccTATCTAACTTCTGGTGCTTCAAATGACAAcaaagtaaaaaaaacaaaaatatttccaTTAAGAAAATCTACAATAAGACCAATAAGAAGAACTACAAGTGGGCCTACAAAAAAACCTATGAGAATAACAACTAAAAAACCTCTTTTTGGAAAAactacaacaaaaaaaagaccTATCATAACAACACGTAAACAAACCCAAACACCAAAAAAAACAACACGTAGACAAACTCAAGCACCAATTAAAACAACTCGTGGACCAACTCAAACACCTAAAATAACATCACCTAGTCACACTAAAGTACCAACAGTTACACCAAAACATGATCCAAATGCTATCTTAAAGAATCAT ttattagaagaaataaataactaTCGTGCTCGTCATCAAGTTCCAAAATTAATGGTTAGTGATGAGTTAGAAAAAGCAGCTCAGAAACACGCTGAAAAAATGGCAGAAGCTGGAAGAGAAGAACCAGATACTGACATGACTTATGGAGGAAATGTTATTAGTCTTATAAAGCTTCCTGAAACTGCCGTCAAACATTGGTATCAcacaataattaattatgattttgctcaaaaagaaataaatcaTCTTAATATAGAGTTTGTTAATTTAGTTTGGAAATCAACAACTCATATAGGATGTGGTGTGGCTAAAGAAAAAAGTCtttctataatatttatcagTTGTAAATTTAATCCTAAAGCAGATACATTAAATTTAGACAAAATAGAACAAAATGTTCTTGAACCAAAATGA